A genomic stretch from Peromyscus eremicus chromosome 6, PerEre_H2_v1, whole genome shotgun sequence includes:
- the LOC131912545 gene encoding nuclear nucleic acid-binding protein C1D-like, protein MAGEEMNEDCLVEIHESLSDLESSLDAVDDMLKTMMSVSRNELLQKLDPLEQAKVDLVFAYKLNSMFWVYLATQGVNPKEHLVKQELERIRVYMNRVKEITDKKKAAKLDRGAASRFVKNVLWEPKQKNKRC, encoded by the coding sequence ATGGCAGGTGAAGAAATGAACGAAGACTGTCTCGTAGAAATTCATGAATCTTTATCAGACCTGGAGAGCTCCCTGGATGCTGTGGATGACATGCTGAAGACCATGATGTCTGTCTCTAGAAACGAGTTGTTGCAGAAGTTGGACCCACTGGAGCAAGCAAAGGTGGATTTAGTTTTTGCATACAAATTAAACTCAATGTTTTGGGTTTATTTGGCAACCCAAGGAGTTAATCCGAAGGAACATCTAGTGAAGCAAGAATTGGAAAGAATCAGAGTTTACATGAACAGAGTCAAAGAAATAACAGACAAGAAAAAGGCTGCCAAGCTGGACAGAGGTGCTGCCTCGAGATTTGTCAAAAACGTGCTCTgggaaccaaaacagaaaaacaaacgtTGCTAA